In bacterium, the genomic window GAATCTGTTATAAATAATAATAATGTTTATATTAAATTAATAGATAAGGATAAAATTCTTTATGATTATAAATATCCCCTGGGTTTTTGGAAAATGGGTGTTGGTAAAATGAATGGTTTGGTTGAATTGGTTAAATCGTTGGGGGTTGTTAAAGGCAAGACCGAATCTGAATTGTTGGTTTTGGCGTCTATTAATGAATATAGATCAATTTTTGATTTAAAAAAAATTCCGTTTGGGTTTGATGTTGATGGGGGATTATATACCTTGAGTGAGGACCGGGACGGAAACACAACCAGAAAACTAATTACACACACACCGGTTTGGGTTCCGTTTCAGTATTATAATTGTGATACAAATCATATGATGATTGACCTGGCTTTTTATTCACATGGTAAATTGTGTATTGTCCCGTCATATCAAAAAGACGCATTTCAAAGAAGGGGTATAATGGAAGTGGCGTCTCATGGTGCTTTATTAGAAGAGGGGAAAGCAGGGCAACTTATAAACTGGTTGACTAATTATATTCATTATAATGATATACCATTAAATCATGTATTTGAAAGGTTTGGGTGGAAGGATGATATGTGTTTTGTGCTTGGAACAAGAATGTTGTCAGATGTGGAAACTAAAAATATAAAGATTATGCAGGTCCCAGATAAAAGCATCCAGGGGTTGGAATGTAATGGTACAGCGGCTGAGTGGGTATCATACACTAAAAAAATATTAAAATATGATCGGGCGAGAATTAAATGTTATGCTGCGTGTGCGGCCCCGCTGCTGAAACTTGTTAACCAAAAATCTTTTGTTGTTCATGATTATGGTGATTCATCAACAGGAAAAACAAAAACATCAGAACTGGCTATGTCTATCTGGGGAGATCCTGGAAAACTTATTATGTCTGGGTTTGGTACGGCTGTTGGTAAAGAGCGCCTGGCCACTATATTTACAGACCTTCCAATATTTATAGATGAAACGTCTACCACAAACGAAGACGACACTAAAAATTTTATATATTTAATCGCTAATGAAACTGGGAAATTGCGAGGATTGAAAGAGGGGGGGTTACAAGACACAGCCAACTGGAAAACCATTGCCTTTACAACTGGTGAAGAGCCGTTAATTAATGACAATTCTTTTACGGGAATGGCTATGCGCACGATTGAATTGTTTGGGGGGTTGGGAGTATATGATAAGGAAGCCATTGATGAGTTTAAGATTGGTGTTGAATCGTGTTATGGTGTGTTGGGTGAATACATCATACATAAAATTATTGATAATGAAAAAGAATTGCAACAATATTATACTGAGCTTACAAAAAAGTTTAATGACTTGGCAACAGAGCTTAACATTTCATTGAATGGTATTGGTGGAAGATCGGCGTCTATGTTTGCCGTGATTGCGTTGGGTGGGTTAATTTTTGAAGAGGTTGTTGGTATGTGTGGTGGTGAACAAAAAGAAGCGCCTGTTATATGTGCAGATGTTTATAGAGAGTATATTAATATAATGTCTGAGGCAAAATATTCAATGAAAGCATATGAATATTTTATGTCGTGGTTTCATACAAAAGAAAAATATTTTTTGGTTGATATGATGGAAATTACAGGGAAGACACCATATGATATTTATGGGAATGTTACAGATACATATATAGATATTTTTCCTAACATGCTTAAAGAAGTTTTAGAAAGGGGTGGATTTAATTATAGGCGTGTTATAAAAGATTGGGTGGATGAAAAAATTATTATACAGTATGAAGATAAAAACGGTAAAAAATTTACAAATTATGTTGTAAAATATTATAATAAAACAAAAAAGGTTATACGTGTGGGGGTTAGAAATGACTGAAAATATACTAAATAAAGTAAACGAGGTAACTAAAGGTAACGGTGTGGTGTGTCTTCTGATATGTAAATGTTATATAGGTTACCAAGTTACCAAGTTACCTTGTATAGGCAAAAAGGATTTTATTACTAAAACTACTAATATATTAAAATTAAATTCACACACACCTATATACAGGTTAAAACGCTGTAAACGAGGTAACTTGGTAACCCGTGCGTTTTTTATAGAGCGGGCGCTGCTGTCAAAAGAAATTAACGATGGTAACCGGAGAGTAACTGAGGTAACCTTCTCATGATATCAGATAATATTAATAATTTTATAGGTGCGTTTCATTTTTCAGATAATAAAATAAAAGATATTATTAATAAATCCGAAGAAAATATACCTATATTAAATAAATCACAAATAGAAATAATGAAATTAATACATCAACAATTTCAAATACCCGCAATAAAAAAACTATATCATAATTTAGAATGGAAGGATCGTGTTTT contains:
- a CDS encoding DUF927 domain-containing protein, with the translated sequence MYFKFKLSKSEDSPYIESVINNNNVYIKLIDKDKILYDYKYPLGFWKMGVGKMNGLVELVKSLGVVKGKTESELLVLASINEYRSIFDLKKIPFGFDVDGGLYTLSEDRDGNTTRKLITHTPVWVPFQYYNCDTNHMMIDLAFYSHGKLCIVPSYQKDAFQRRGIMEVASHGALLEEGKAGQLINWLTNYIHYNDIPLNHVFERFGWKDDMCFVLGTRMLSDVETKNIKIMQVPDKSIQGLECNGTAAEWVSYTKKILKYDRARIKCYAACAAPLLKLVNQKSFVVHDYGDSSTGKTKTSELAMSIWGDPGKLIMSGFGTAVGKERLATIFTDLPIFIDETSTTNEDDTKNFIYLIANETGKLRGLKEGGLQDTANWKTIAFTTGEEPLINDNSFTGMAMRTIELFGGLGVYDKEAIDEFKIGVESCYGVLGEYIIHKIIDNEKELQQYYTELTKKFNDLATELNISLNGIGGRSASMFAVIALGGLIFEEVVGMCGGEQKEAPVICADVYREYINIMSEAKYSMKAYEYFMSWFHTKEKYFLVDMMEITGKTPYDIYGNVTDTYIDIFPNMLKEVLERGGFNYRRVIKDWVDEKIIIQYEDKNGKKFTNYVVKYYNKTKKVIRVGVRND